Proteins co-encoded in one Corylus avellana chromosome ca9, CavTom2PMs-1.0 genomic window:
- the LOC132191427 gene encoding calcium-dependent protein kinase 32 has protein sequence MGNCCVTPAVDDELKKEKKTKKPNPFAIDYGGANPNGGSHKLSVLKEPTGREIELQYELGRELGRGEFGITYLCTDKATGDTFACKSISKKKLRTAVDIEDVRREVEIMKHLPQHPNIVTLKDTYEDDNAVHLVMELCEGGELFDRIVARGHYTERAAAAVTKTIVEVVQMCHKHGVMHRDLKPENFLFGNMKETAPLKAIDFGLSVFFKPGERFTEIVGSPYYMAPEVLKRNYGPEIDVWSAGVVLYILLCGVPPFWAETEQGVAQAIIRSVVDFRRDPWPKVSDNAKDLVKKMLDPDPKRRLTAQEVLDHPWLLNAKRAPNVSLGETVRARLKQFSVMNKLKKRALRVIAEHLSVEEAASIKEGFKLMDINNKGKINKDELKIGLHKLGHQVPDSDIQILMEAGDVDKDGYLDYGEFVAISIHLRKMGDDEKHLHKAFEFFDRNQSGHIEIEELQDALADDIETNGEEVINGIMHDVDTDKDGRISYDEFAAMMKAGTDWRKASRQYSRERFNSLSLKLMKDGSLETNS, from the exons ATGGGTAACTGTTGCGTAACCCCAGCGGTCGACGACGAGctgaagaaggagaagaaaacaaagaagccAAACCCATTTGCCATCGACTACGGCGGGGCCAACCCCAATGGCGGAAGCCACAAGCTCTCGGTCCTGAAGGAGCCGACCGGCCGCGAGATCGAGCTCCAGTACGAGCTGGGGCGCGAGCTGGGTCGCGGCGAGTTCGGCATAACATACCTCTGCACGGACAAGGCCACCGGCGATACCTTCGCCTGCAAATCGATATCGAAGAAGAAGCTGAGGACGGCGGTGGACATCGAGGACGTGAGGAGGGAGGTGGAGATCATGAAGCACCTGCCCCAGCACCCCAACATCGTGACCTTGAAGGACACCTATGAGGACGACAATGCGGTGCACCTCGTCATGGAGCTCTGCGAGGGCGGCGAGCTCTTCGATCGGATCGTCGCCAGGGGCCATTACACGGAGCGCGCGGCTGCCGCGGTTACCAAGACCATCGTCGAAGTTGTTCAG ATGTGCCACAAGCATGGCGTGATGCATCGGGATCTCAAACCTGAGAactttttgtttggtaacatGAAGGAGACAGCACCTTTGAAGGCAATTGATTTTGGGCTTTCAGTATTCTTTAAACctg GTGAGAGATTTACTGAGATAGTTGGAAGTCCTTACTACATGGCTCCTGAGGTGCTAAAACGGAATTATGGTCCAGAAATAGATGTTTGGAGTGCTGGAGTAGTCCTTTACATCCTACTTTGTGGTGTCCCGCCTTTTTGGGCAG AAACTGAACAAGGAGTCGCACAAGCAATTATACGGTCTGTTGTAGATTTTAGAAGGGATCCTTGGCCTAAAGTTTCTGATAATGCAAAAGACCTTGTGAAGAAGATGCTTGATCCCGACCCAAAGCGAAGGCTTACTGCTCAGGAAGTGCTAG ATCATCCTTGGTTACTGAATGCAAAGAGAGCTCCAAATGTTTCTTTAGGTGAAACTGTGAGGGCAAGGCTCAAGCAATTTTCTGTAATGAATAAGCTCAAGAAAAGAGCTCTAAGG GTAATTGCTGAGCATTTGTCAGTGGAAGAAGCTGCCAGCATAAAGGAGGGGTTCAAGTTAATGGACATTAACAATAAAGGCAAGATTAACAAGGATGAGCTAAAAATAGGGTTGCACAAACTTGGCCATCAGGTTCCTGATTCAGATATTCAAATTCTAATGGAAGCG GGTGACGTAGATAAGGATGGATATCTGGACTATGGAGAATTTGTAGCCATTTCTATTCACTTAAGAAAGATGGGCGATGATGAAAAGCATCTTCACAAAGCCTTTGAATTCTTTGATCGAAACCAGAGCGGTCATATAGAAATTGAGGAGCTACAAGATGCCTTAGCTGATGACATTGAGACAAACGGTGAAGAAGTCATTAATGGCATTATGCATGATGTGGACACAGACAAG GATGGAAGAATAAGTTACGACGAGTTTGCCGCAATGATGAAGGCAGGCACGGATTGGAGGAAAGCGTCGAGGCAGTATTCACGAGAGCGGTTCAACAGTCTCAGTTTGAAATTGATGAAGGATGGATCATTAGAGACAAACAGTTAG